A single Verrucomicrobiia bacterium DNA region contains:
- a CDS encoding DUF1080 domain-containing protein, whose amino-acid sequence MKTITAMIIGTSVLANAALAQTVNFDDAKIGEAPAGWTATKTGSGNAKWTVEKDDTAPSKPNVLKQSGEATYPVCIKDDTSLKDGFVEVKFKPVSGKEDQAGGVIWRCADADNYYIARANALEDNVTIYHTIKGKRVSFKNSDTKVASGVWHTLRVDFAGNKFTVTFDGKKVIEASDDSFKDAGMVGVWTKADSVTLFDDFTYGSK is encoded by the coding sequence ATGAAAACTATCACTGCTATGATTATCGGAACGAGTGTTCTAGCCAATGCTGCGCTCGCACAGACCGTCAATTTCGACGACGCCAAAATCGGCGAAGCTCCAGCCGGTTGGACCGCGACCAAGACCGGCAGCGGCAACGCGAAGTGGACGGTTGAAAAGGACGACACCGCGCCGAGCAAACCAAACGTCCTCAAACAATCCGGCGAAGCGACTTACCCGGTTTGCATCAAGGATGACACGAGCCTCAAGGATGGCTTCGTCGAAGTGAAGTTTAAGCCCGTCAGCGGCAAGGAAGATCAGGCGGGCGGCGTCATCTGGCGCTGCGCGGATGCGGACAATTATTACATCGCCCGCGCCAACGCGCTCGAAGACAACGTGACCATTTACCACACGATCAAAGGCAAGCGCGTCTCGTTCAAAAACTCCGACACCAAGGTCGCGTCTGGCGTATGGCACACGTTGCGCGTGGATTTTGCGGGAAATAAATTCACCGTCACGTTTGACGGCAAGAAAGTTATCGAAGCCAGCGACGACAGCTTCAAGGACGCGGGCATGGTCGGCGTGTGGACAAAGGCCGATAGCGTGACGCTGTTCGATGATTTCACTTACGGCAGCAAATAG
- a CDS encoding DUF1259 domain-containing protein: MKKAILFALAAVNLCCHGAGLDTAKIEQLTGVKGTLNTNEGVFKVTSPRNDVKIAVDGWTMPPFMGLASWAAFTEQKTDDVMVMGDTVLFQDEVNPVMSVALDNGLSVTALHNHFFYDEPKVYFMHISGMGEADKLAAAVRKMWDKVKEIRAVNSQPGKSFGGAAMPATNSITGKTIEDLLGVKGQANNGMFKIVIGRTTKMPCGCEMTKEMGVNTWAAFAGADDNALVDGDFAVLEDELQQVLKSLRHDGINIVAIHSHMTHENPRILFLHYWGRGKTADLAAALKAALATQSK, from the coding sequence ATGAAAAAAGCCATTCTGTTTGCACTTGCTGCCGTCAATTTGTGTTGTCACGGCGCAGGTCTCGACACCGCCAAAATCGAACAACTCACGGGTGTCAAAGGCACGCTCAACACCAACGAAGGAGTCTTCAAAGTCACTTCGCCGCGTAACGACGTAAAAATCGCCGTGGACGGTTGGACGATGCCGCCGTTTATGGGGCTGGCTTCATGGGCCGCGTTCACGGAACAAAAGACCGACGACGTGATGGTGATGGGCGACACGGTGCTGTTTCAGGACGAGGTGAATCCCGTGATGAGCGTCGCCTTGGACAACGGTCTTTCCGTCACCGCCCTGCACAACCATTTCTTTTATGACGAGCCGAAGGTTTATTTCATGCACATCAGCGGCATGGGCGAGGCAGACAAGCTCGCCGCCGCTGTTCGCAAAATGTGGGACAAGGTGAAGGAAATCCGCGCGGTGAATTCGCAGCCAGGGAAAAGCTTCGGCGGTGCGGCTATGCCCGCCACGAATTCCATTACCGGCAAAACCATCGAAGACCTGCTCGGCGTCAAGGGGCAGGCGAACAACGGCATGTTCAAAATCGTCATCGGACGCACAACGAAAATGCCGTGTGGCTGCGAAATGACCAAGGAAATGGGCGTGAACACCTGGGCGGCGTTTGCGGGCGCGGACGACAATGCGCTCGTGGATGGCGATTTCGCCGTGTTGGAAGACGAATTGCAGCAGGTGTTGAAATCGCTTCGCCATGACGGGATCAACATCGTGGCGATTCACAGTCACATGACGCACGAGAACCCGCGCATTCTCTTTCTGCATTATTGGGGCAGAGGCAAGACGGCCGATTTGGCGGCGGCGCTGAAAGCCGCGCTCGCCACGCAAAGCAAGTAA